Proteins encoded within one genomic window of Hahella chejuensis KCTC 2396:
- the ispD gene encoding 2-C-methyl-D-erythritol 4-phosphate cytidylyltransferase, translating to MEEHKLWVIVPAAGVGSRMGGERPKQYLKLIDRSVLEHTLDRLLSAPGISQIYLPLHPQDKWWPEIADKYTGKVISVAGGEERSTSVLNALEKIESHAAIEDWVLVHDVARPCFRISDISNLMRLLWNTQPGGLLGVPVADTVKRTNEKGEVLATVSRANLWRAYTPQMFRFGALLSALRQGSEKGVHITDEASAIEAQGLKPVMVEGHSDNIKITHPQDLPLAEIFLRRIMQEEE from the coding sequence ATGGAAGAGCATAAGCTTTGGGTGATAGTGCCCGCCGCTGGCGTTGGTTCTCGTATGGGGGGCGAACGCCCTAAGCAGTATTTGAAATTGATTGATCGAAGCGTTCTTGAGCATACGCTGGATCGTTTACTATCAGCGCCTGGAATATCACAGATTTATTTGCCTCTTCACCCGCAAGATAAATGGTGGCCTGAGATTGCTGATAAATACACTGGAAAAGTAATATCAGTTGCTGGAGGCGAGGAACGCTCGACTTCAGTGCTTAATGCCTTAGAGAAAATAGAGTCTCACGCTGCTATTGAGGACTGGGTGCTTGTCCATGATGTTGCTCGTCCCTGTTTTCGAATCAGCGATATTTCCAATCTGATGCGTTTGCTATGGAATACCCAGCCTGGTGGGCTCTTGGGTGTACCTGTTGCAGACACAGTAAAAAGGACCAATGAAAAAGGTGAAGTGTTAGCTACTGTGTCCCGGGCCAACCTCTGGCGGGCGTATACCCCGCAGATGTTTCGGTTTGGCGCTTTGTTGTCGGCTCTGAGGCAGGGGAGCGAGAAAGGTGTACACATTACCGATGAAGCATCAGCTATTGAAGCTCAAGGCTTGAAGCCGGTAATGGTAGAGGGGCATAGCGATAATATCAAAATTACCCACCCTCAGGATTTGCCTCTGGCGGAGATATTTTTACGCCGTATTATGCAGGAAGAAGAATGA
- a CDS encoding septum formation initiator family protein translates to MRVNWLWTVLALIICVLQFRLWVGEGSFAQAWVLDRQVESQKEENKQLVERNRRLEAEVMELKLAQSAIEERARSQLGMVYPDEQFYLLIEN, encoded by the coding sequence ATGCGTGTAAATTGGTTGTGGACAGTTTTGGCGCTAATTATCTGCGTCCTTCAATTCCGTCTTTGGGTGGGCGAGGGGTCATTCGCCCAGGCTTGGGTTCTTGATCGTCAGGTCGAGAGTCAGAAGGAAGAGAATAAGCAATTGGTGGAAAGGAATCGCAGGCTTGAAGCTGAAGTAATGGAATTGAAACTCGCGCAGAGCGCAATAGAAGAGAGAGCTCGCAGTCAATTAGGGATGGTGTATCCCGACGAACAATTTTATTTGCTCATCGAAAACTGA
- the ispF gene encoding 2-C-methyl-D-erythritol 2,4-cyclodiphosphate synthase, with amino-acid sequence MSLFRIGHGFDVHAFSETGDLIVIGGVNIPHERGLQAHSDGDVLLHAICDALLGAAAFGDIGKHFPDTDPSFSGADSRNLLRSVVSKLHQKGYKIGNIDGTIVAQAPKMAPHIESMRVNIASDCNVSIDCINVKATTTEKLGYTGRKEGIACHAVALLEAQKN; translated from the coding sequence ATGAGTTTATTTCGAATCGGCCATGGCTTCGATGTCCATGCGTTTTCCGAAACTGGCGACTTAATTGTCATTGGTGGAGTGAACATTCCACATGAGCGTGGTTTGCAGGCTCATTCAGATGGCGACGTCTTACTACATGCAATATGTGACGCATTACTGGGGGCGGCAGCCTTTGGAGATATTGGCAAACATTTCCCCGATACTGACCCTTCGTTTTCTGGGGCTGATAGCCGAAACCTACTTCGCTCTGTGGTTAGCAAGCTGCACCAGAAGGGATACAAGATAGGGAATATTGATGGAACCATCGTTGCGCAAGCTCCTAAGATGGCTCCCCATATAGAAAGTATGCGGGTCAATATTGCCTCTGACTGCAATGTTTCGATTGATTGTATAAACGTAAAAGCCACTACCACAGAAAAACTGGGTTATACCGGCCGTAAGGAAGGCATTGCCTGTCATGCGGTAGCATTGCTCGAGGCGCAAAAGAACTAA